From Bacillus basilensis, a single genomic window includes:
- a CDS encoding dihydrofolate reductase has protein sequence MIVSFMVAMDENRVIGKDNNLPWRLPSELQYVKKTTMGHPLIMGRKNYEAIGRPLPGRRNIIVTRNEGYHVEGCEVAHSVEEVFELCKNEEEIFIFGGAQIYDLFLPYVDKLYITKIHHAFEGDTFFPEIDMTNWKEVFVEKGLTDEKNPYTYYYHVYEKQQ, from the coding sequence ATGATAGTTTCATTTATGGTCGCAATGGACGAGAATAGAGTAATTGGTAAAGATAATAATTTACCTTGGCGTTTACCGAGTGAATTACAGTATGTAAAAAAAACAACGATGGGTCATCCGCTTATTATGGGCAGAAAGAACTATGAAGCGATTGGTAGACCACTGCCTGGAAGACGTAATATTATTGTAACTCGTAATGAAGGATATCATGTGGAAGGCTGTGAAGTAGCACATTCTGTAGAAGAAGTGTTTGAGCTATGCAAAAATGAAGAGGAAATTTTTATTTTTGGCGGGGCGCAAATTTATGATCTCTTTTTACCTTACGTAGACAAGTTATATATAACAAAAATCCATCATGCATTTGAAGGAGATACATTCTTCCCAGAAATCGATATGACAAATTGGAAAGAAGTTTTTGTAGAAAAAGGTTTAACAGATGAAAAAAATCCTTATACGTACTATTACCATGTATATGAGAAGCAGCAATAA
- a CDS encoding twin-arginine translocase TatA/TatE family subunit — protein MFSNIGFPGLILILVAVLILFGPKKLPEIGKALGETLKEFKKSTKELTDDAFQEKEKKEKM, from the coding sequence ATGTTTTCAAATATTGGCTTTCCAGGGTTAATTTTAATTTTAGTAGCTGTACTCATTTTATTTGGGCCTAAAAAATTGCCGGAGATCGGAAAGGCTTTAGGGGAAACGTTAAAAGAGTTTAAAAAATCAACGAAAGAATTGACAGATGACGCATTTCAAGAGAAGGAAAAGAAGGAGAAAATGTAA
- the tatC gene encoding twin-arginine translocase subunit TatC: protein MEDQEMSVVEHIVELRKRVIYTVLSFVLFLIIGFTFTKDIYFWLVKDLPMKLTVLGPSDVLWIFFSIATVFAIVCTIPFAAIQIWLFVKPGLHPNEQKMTLMYIPVLSILFIAGLCFGYFVVMPFLFHFLTTIGNEMFNTMFTTEKYFHFVLNLTVPFAVIFELPVVVMFLTSIGLLTAEFLIKIRRYAYVALIIIASCISPPDFLSHSLVAVPLICIYEISIALSKIVTKRKKKREEIQSKSASL from the coding sequence ATGGAAGATCAAGAAATGAGCGTAGTAGAACACATTGTTGAGCTTCGTAAACGAGTAATATATACAGTCTTATCATTTGTACTATTTTTAATTATTGGATTTACTTTTACGAAGGATATATATTTTTGGCTCGTAAAAGACTTGCCGATGAAGTTAACAGTTCTGGGACCGAGTGATGTATTGTGGATTTTTTTCTCGATTGCTACAGTATTTGCTATCGTTTGTACAATTCCTTTTGCTGCTATACAAATTTGGTTATTTGTAAAACCGGGTTTACATCCAAATGAACAAAAGATGACATTGATGTATATACCAGTATTGTCCATATTATTTATTGCTGGTTTATGTTTTGGATATTTCGTTGTAATGCCGTTTTTATTTCATTTTTTAACTACGATAGGTAACGAAATGTTTAATACGATGTTTACGACAGAAAAGTATTTTCATTTTGTTCTTAATTTAACAGTTCCATTTGCTGTAATTTTTGAATTACCTGTAGTTGTAATGTTTTTAACAAGTATTGGATTGTTGACGGCGGAATTTCTCATAAAAATAAGAAGGTATGCATACGTAGCATTGATTATCATTGCATCGTGTATATCACCTCCTGATTTTTTATCACACAGTTTAGTAGCTGTCCCACTTATTTGTATTTATGAAATTAGTATCGCTCTATCAAAGATTGTTACTAAGCGCAAAAAGAAAAGAGAAGAAATTCAGTCGAAAAGTGCCTCGTTATAA
- a CDS encoding DegV family protein — MQKIKIVTDSTADLSQEVIDKYDIHVLPLSISVNGQTYLDRVDLQPDEFIEEMLKSEELPKTSQPAMGTFVEMYDKLGEDGSEVLSIHMTSGMSGTVATANSAASMTDTKVTVVDSQFITHALAYQVIEAAKMANEGRSLEEILKRVDEVRKNTRLYVVVNTLENLVKGGRIGKGKAFIGSLLNIKPIASLEDGVYNPVTKVRSQGQIVKTLAKLFEEDTAGKVVKAVAIPHAKAIPLAESVKEAVEKVSGFAQSEIFYTTPIISTHTGPGAIGFMYLAE; from the coding sequence ATGCAAAAAATTAAAATTGTAACAGATTCAACGGCAGATTTATCACAAGAGGTAATTGATAAGTATGACATTCATGTTCTACCATTATCAATCTCTGTAAATGGACAAACATATTTAGATCGCGTAGATCTACAACCGGATGAATTTATTGAAGAAATGCTTAAATCAGAGGAACTACCAAAAACATCACAACCAGCAATGGGTACATTTGTAGAAATGTATGACAAGCTAGGTGAAGATGGAAGTGAAGTACTTTCCATTCATATGACAAGTGGAATGAGTGGTACTGTGGCAACTGCAAATAGTGCTGCATCAATGACTGATACAAAAGTAACAGTTGTTGATTCGCAATTTATTACACATGCTTTAGCATATCAAGTAATTGAAGCTGCGAAAATGGCAAATGAAGGACGCTCACTAGAAGAAATTTTAAAACGTGTAGATGAAGTGAGAAAGAATACTCGTTTATATGTAGTAGTAAATACATTGGAGAACTTAGTGAAGGGTGGGCGTATCGGTAAAGGAAAAGCATTTATCGGTTCACTGCTTAATATAAAGCCAATTGCTAGCCTTGAAGATGGTGTTTATAACCCTGTAACGAAAGTGCGTAGCCAAGGCCAAATTGTAAAAACGTTAGCTAAGTTATTTGAGGAAGATACAGCTGGAAAAGTTGTAAAAGCTGTAGCAATTCCACATGCGAAAGCAATTCCTTTAGCTGAAAGTGTAAAAGAGGCGGTTGAAAAAGTGAGTGGGTTTGCTCAATCAGAAATTTTCTATACAACGCCTATTATTAGTACTCATACAGGTCCGGGTGCAATCGGATTTATGTATTTAGCAGAGTAA
- the pbpC gene encoding penicillin-binding protein 3 has protein sequence MRKIWGILFLCLTFMLVGCGKEEKPQEAFDTYAKAWNKQKFAEMYDQLSEKAKKDISKKEFTEKYEKIYSGIEVKDLKVETGEVKEDKKDEGPVPFKVSMDTVGGKITFGHEAKMVKEKDGDKESWKVDWTPDFIFPGMMKDSKVRMQTTQPKRGEIYDRNGKYLAVNGKASEIGMIPEQLGDAAPQTKETVAKLLNMSVEEIDQKLAAKWVKPNYLVPMGILPEGATQNTYIDLPGVATKPVNVRSYPLGEAAAHLTGYIGKVNAEDLKTLQKKGYQADDSVGKAGLEQVLEEKLRGKKGGRVFVEDAKGKEIKNLAKTDAVDGENVTLTIDSAVQAEIYNEMKNEVGSSAAINPKTGETLALVSTPAYNPNTIARGASKAQRDAVNNDPKKPMTNRFTQLSVPGSVFKPITAAIGLETKTIDPKEELKIEGLKWTKDSSWGNYYVTRVKDANPVDFDKAMKYSDNIYFAQEALKIGKDKFMSEAKKFGFDEKLPIEYGFPASKIANDGIKNDIQMADTGYGQGQVLMTPLHLALTYAPIVNDGNIPSPYIIKTDKQPKVWKENVISKGNQDILKTAMTKVINDPDGTGKIAKIDGMTLAGKTGTAELKVSKEAEGKELGWFAAFDLNSPDMVITMMIEDVKGRGGSNIPAEKVKHVFQK, from the coding sequence TTGAGAAAGATATGGGGGATTCTTTTTCTTTGCTTAACATTCATGTTAGTTGGATGTGGTAAAGAAGAAAAACCACAAGAAGCATTTGATACATATGCAAAAGCATGGAATAAACAAAAATTTGCAGAAATGTATGATCAATTATCAGAAAAGGCAAAAAAAGATATTTCAAAGAAAGAGTTCACTGAGAAATATGAAAAAATTTATTCTGGCATTGAAGTGAAAGATTTAAAAGTAGAAACAGGGGAAGTAAAAGAAGATAAAAAAGATGAAGGTCCTGTCCCTTTTAAAGTAAGCATGGATACAGTGGGTGGTAAAATCACTTTTGGCCATGAAGCAAAAATGGTGAAAGAAAAAGATGGAGATAAAGAATCTTGGAAAGTAGATTGGACTCCTGATTTCATATTCCCAGGCATGATGAAAGATAGTAAAGTGCGCATGCAAACGACGCAACCAAAACGAGGAGAAATATATGACCGTAACGGTAAATATCTTGCGGTAAATGGTAAAGCCTCTGAAATCGGAATGATTCCTGAACAGCTAGGGGATGCTGCTCCGCAAACGAAAGAAACGGTAGCGAAGTTGTTAAATATGTCTGTAGAAGAAATTGATCAAAAACTAGCAGCTAAATGGGTAAAACCAAATTACCTAGTACCAATGGGAATATTGCCTGAAGGAGCAACACAAAATACGTACATAGATTTACCGGGTGTTGCAACAAAACCAGTAAATGTTCGTTCATATCCGTTAGGAGAAGCAGCAGCACATCTTACTGGTTATATTGGAAAAGTGAATGCTGAAGATTTAAAAACGCTACAAAAGAAAGGCTATCAAGCGGATGATTCAGTAGGTAAAGCTGGTTTAGAGCAAGTACTGGAAGAGAAGCTACGCGGTAAAAAAGGTGGTCGTGTCTTTGTAGAAGATGCAAAAGGAAAAGAAATTAAAAATTTAGCCAAAACAGATGCTGTTGATGGAGAAAATGTAACTTTAACAATTGATAGCGCTGTTCAAGCCGAAATTTATAATGAAATGAAAAATGAGGTAGGATCAAGTGCAGCAATTAATCCAAAGACTGGAGAAACACTTGCACTTGTGAGCACGCCAGCGTATAATCCAAATACGATCGCAAGAGGGGCATCAAAAGCGCAACGCGATGCGGTAAATAATGATCCGAAGAAACCGATGACCAATCGATTTACACAATTATCAGTTCCGGGTTCTGTATTTAAGCCTATTACAGCTGCAATCGGTCTTGAAACGAAAACAATTGATCCAAAAGAAGAGTTGAAAATTGAAGGATTGAAATGGACAAAAGATTCTTCTTGGGGTAATTATTATGTAACGCGTGTAAAAGATGCAAATCCGGTTGATTTTGATAAGGCGATGAAATACTCGGATAATATTTATTTCGCACAAGAAGCTTTGAAAATCGGAAAAGATAAATTTATGAGTGAAGCGAAAAAATTCGGATTCGATGAGAAATTACCAATTGAATATGGATTCCCAGCTTCTAAAATCGCCAATGATGGTATTAAAAATGATATTCAAATGGCAGACACAGGTTATGGACAAGGGCAAGTATTAATGACGCCACTCCATCTAGCATTAACGTACGCACCAATTGTTAATGACGGAAACATACCTTCTCCATATATTATTAAAACAGATAAGCAACCAAAAGTTTGGAAAGAGAATGTCATTTCAAAAGGCAACCAGGATATATTAAAAACTGCTATGACGAAAGTAATTAATGATCCAGATGGTACAGGGAAAATTGCTAAAATTGATGGCATGACTCTTGCTGGGAAAACAGGTACAGCGGAATTAAAAGTATCAAAAGAGGCTGAAGGAAAAGAACTAGGTTGGTTCGCTGCGTTTGATTTAAATTCACCAGATATGGTCATTACAATGATGATTGAAGATGTAAAAGGTAGAGGTGGAAGTAATATTCCAGCTGAAAAAGTGAAACATGTTTTTCAAAAATAA
- a CDS encoding FMN-dependent NADH-azoreductase, protein MTKVLFITANPNSAEGSFGMAVGEAFIEAYKNEHPQDEVVTVDLFNTTVPAIDADVFAAWGKFAAGEGFETLTEAQQQKVAAMNTNLETFMHADRYVFVTPMWNFSYPPVVKAYLDNLAIAGKTFKYTENGPVGLLEGKKALHIQATGGVYSEGAYAAVDFGRNHLKTVLGFIGVNDTEYIAVEGMNANPEKAPEIKEAAIANARELAKRF, encoded by the coding sequence ATGACAAAAGTACTATTTATCACAGCAAATCCAAATTCAGCAGAAGGTTCTTTCGGAATGGCAGTAGGAGAAGCTTTCATCGAAGCTTATAAAAACGAGCATCCACAAGACGAAGTTGTAACAGTTGATTTATTCAATACTACTGTACCAGCAATTGATGCAGATGTATTTGCTGCTTGGGGTAAATTTGCAGCAGGTGAAGGATTTGAAACTTTAACTGAAGCTCAACAACAAAAAGTTGCAGCAATGAACACAAACTTAGAAACATTTATGCATGCAGATCGTTATGTATTCGTAACTCCAATGTGGAACTTTAGCTATCCACCAGTAGTAAAAGCATACTTAGATAACTTAGCAATCGCGGGTAAAACATTCAAATATACTGAAAATGGTCCAGTTGGCTTATTAGAAGGTAAAAAAGCACTTCACATTCAAGCTACAGGTGGCGTTTATTCTGAAGGAGCATATGCAGCTGTAGACTTCGGTCGCAATCACTTAAAAACAGTATTAGGATTCATCGGTGTAAACGATACTGAATATATTGCAGTTGAAGGTATGAATGCAAATCCTGAAAAAGCACCAGAAATTAAAGAAGCAGCAATTGCTAATGCTCGTGAATTAGCAAAACGTTTCTAA
- a CDS encoding serine hydrolase, producing MSKIETPVMTTLQTTVEKMMKDLNVPGVAVAIIKDGEVIISEGFGYRNLETKEPVSPSTRFAIGSSTKAFGTLSLSLLAQQKKFNWDTPVQSYIPNFSLSELLASSQVTGRDLASHRTGVSRHEALWYSSSLSREDLVEKIKHLPLDAPFRTSFLYNNLMYATISYIVENITNQTWEQYATEHILEPLNMRHTNFSVTDSQTTDDYALPYVENDGEIKEVPFHNIDTVGAAGCINSTIEDMANWVLLHLNKGKFGDHELISSELLQQMYTPHNFIPDQPILSLPESPLNSYGLGWFISAYRGNKVIHHGGNIDGFSALVSFTPTENIGLVILTNAGGTLLPTYLANQIYDELLELESIDWHKRAVEDTEKMKEMMKETTESLPEQIKGTTPSHKLDDYTGTFEHSAYGTLQVYKQDDSLYVQFMEMDVQLGHHHYDIFSAKVDLFQMKMNLLFAYEMNVNGEFPSLQLHVPAMLSTQPLAFKKIK from the coding sequence ATGTCTAAAATTGAAACTCCTGTAATGACTACTTTACAAACGACAGTTGAAAAAATGATGAAGGATTTAAATGTTCCTGGAGTTGCTGTAGCTATTATAAAAGACGGTGAAGTTATTATTTCAGAAGGTTTCGGCTATCGTAATTTAGAGACAAAAGAGCCTGTTTCACCGAGTACTCGGTTCGCAATCGGTTCCTCAACGAAAGCTTTTGGCACACTTTCATTAAGTTTATTAGCACAGCAAAAAAAGTTTAATTGGGATACTCCTGTCCAGTCTTATATACCTAACTTCTCTTTATCTGAACTACTTGCTAGCTCACAAGTTACTGGACGAGATTTAGCTTCTCATCGAACTGGTGTAAGCCGTCATGAGGCTCTTTGGTATAGCTCTTCCTTATCTCGAGAAGATCTTGTCGAAAAAATAAAACATTTACCGCTTGATGCACCGTTCCGCACATCATTTCTGTATAACAACTTAATGTATGCGACAATTAGTTATATTGTAGAAAACATTACGAATCAAACGTGGGAGCAATACGCTACAGAACATATTTTAGAACCTTTAAATATGAGACATACAAACTTCTCTGTTACAGATTCACAAACTACAGATGATTATGCTTTACCTTACGTTGAAAATGACGGTGAAATAAAAGAAGTTCCATTCCATAACATCGATACAGTCGGCGCTGCTGGGTGTATTAATTCTACAATTGAAGATATGGCAAATTGGGTCCTGCTTCACTTAAACAAAGGGAAATTTGGAGATCATGAATTAATCTCCTCTGAACTATTACAACAAATGTATACACCACATAATTTCATTCCAGATCAACCAATTTTATCACTTCCTGAATCTCCATTAAATAGTTACGGTCTTGGTTGGTTTATTAGCGCTTATCGTGGTAATAAGGTAATTCATCATGGCGGTAATATTGATGGATTTTCAGCACTTGTTTCATTCACACCAACAGAAAACATAGGCCTTGTCATTTTAACGAATGCTGGAGGCACATTACTGCCTACTTATCTCGCTAATCAAATTTATGATGAACTACTTGAATTAGAATCCATCGATTGGCATAAACGTGCAGTAGAAGATACTGAAAAAATGAAGGAAATGATGAAAGAAACAACTGAATCCCTTCCTGAACAAATAAAAGGGACTACCCCTTCTCACAAGTTAGATGACTACACTGGTACTTTTGAACATTCTGCATACGGAACATTACAAGTATACAAACAAGATGATTCGTTATATGTACAATTTATGGAGATGGATGTTCAATTAGGGCATCATCATTACGACATCTTCTCTGCAAAAGTTGACTTATTCCAAATGAAAATGAATCTATTATTTGCATATGAAATGAATGTGAACGGTGAATTCCCATCCCTTCAGTTACATGTACCAGCCATGCTAAGTACTCAGCCGCTTGCATTTAAGAAAATTAAATAA
- a CDS encoding hemolysin III family protein: MTEKMTRMTQFVKEEIANAITHGIGAILSIPALIILIIHASKHGTASAVVAFTVYGVSMFLLYLFSTLLHSIHHPKVEKLFTILDHSAIYLLIAGTYTPFLLITLRGTLGWTLLAIIWTLAIGGIVFKIFFVRRFIKASTLCYIIMGWLIIVAIKPLYENLTGHGFSLLLAGGILYSVGAIFFLWEKLPFNHAIWHLFVLGGSAMMFFCVLFYVLPTA; encoded by the coding sequence ATGACTGAAAAAATGACACGAATGACGCAGTTTGTTAAAGAAGAAATTGCAAATGCAATTACACATGGTATCGGTGCCATTTTAAGCATCCCTGCCTTAATTATACTGATTATTCACGCCTCTAAGCATGGTACCGCATCTGCTGTAGTTGCATTTACGGTTTATGGTGTAAGCATGTTCTTACTGTACTTGTTTTCAACATTGCTACATAGCATTCACCATCCAAAAGTAGAAAAATTATTTACTATACTAGATCACTCAGCCATTTATTTATTAATCGCTGGCACATATACTCCTTTTTTACTTATTACACTTCGCGGAACATTAGGCTGGACGTTACTCGCTATTATATGGACACTAGCAATCGGGGGTATCGTCTTCAAAATCTTCTTTGTACGTCGCTTTATTAAGGCATCAACGTTATGCTATATCATTATGGGATGGCTTATAATCGTTGCCATTAAACCACTTTATGAAAATCTAACTGGACATGGTTTTTCACTACTTTTAGCGGGCGGAATTTTATATTCTGTAGGGGCTATATTCTTCCTTTGGGAAAAGTTGCCTTTCAATCATGCCATTTGGCATCTCTTCGTCTTAGGTGGTAGTGCGATGATGTTCTTCTGCGTACTCTTTTACGTCTTACCTACAGCATAA
- a CDS encoding MBL fold metallo-hydrolase produces the protein MAKRYENMDNVSTKKSIRSFLRWRKERKQNKTDFSFLVEQSPVKQSAFLQSNVEKTTVTWIGHSTFLIQTNGLNILTDPVWANKLKLVPRLTEPGLSIKELPKIDIVLLSHGHYDHLDFSTLRQLNDDVLYLVPIGLKKLFTRKKFNNVEEYKWWESTTIDDVSFHFVPAQHWTRRSLFDMNTSHWGGWIIKNDNMEETIYFCGDSGYFQGFKEIGKRFSIDIALMPIGAYEPEWFMKVSHVSPEEAVQAYLDLNATHFIPMHYGAFALADETPREAITRLRNNWNLRMLPWEQLHVLFLGQTFTYNSVTNDKQVNEKIETLHV, from the coding sequence ATGGCAAAGCGCTATGAAAATATGGATAATGTTAGCACAAAAAAATCAATTCGCTCTTTTTTACGCTGGCGTAAAGAACGAAAGCAAAACAAAACAGATTTTTCTTTCTTAGTAGAACAATCACCCGTTAAACAAAGTGCATTTTTGCAAAGTAATGTTGAAAAGACGACTGTCACATGGATTGGGCATTCCACTTTCCTTATCCAAACGAATGGACTTAATATATTAACGGATCCAGTATGGGCCAATAAATTAAAGCTAGTTCCAAGACTTACAGAACCTGGACTTTCTATAAAAGAACTACCTAAAATTGATATTGTCCTTCTTTCACATGGTCATTATGATCATTTAGATTTTTCAACACTTCGCCAACTTAACGATGACGTATTATACTTAGTACCCATTGGGCTAAAAAAATTATTTACTCGTAAAAAATTCAACAATGTAGAAGAGTATAAATGGTGGGAAAGTACGACTATTGATGACGTTTCCTTTCACTTCGTCCCTGCTCAACACTGGACGAGAAGATCATTATTTGATATGAATACTTCTCACTGGGGTGGCTGGATTATTAAGAATGACAATATGGAGGAAACCATTTATTTTTGTGGAGACAGTGGCTATTTCCAAGGTTTCAAAGAAATTGGTAAACGCTTTTCCATTGATATTGCTCTTATGCCAATTGGTGCTTATGAACCAGAATGGTTTATGAAAGTATCTCATGTTTCACCTGAAGAGGCAGTGCAAGCTTATTTAGATTTAAACGCTACGCATTTTATTCCAATGCATTACGGAGCTTTTGCACTCGCCGATGAAACACCCCGCGAAGCAATAACTAGACTTCGAAATAATTGGAATTTGCGTATGTTACCGTGGGAACAACTGCATGTACTCTTCTTAGGTCAAACTTTCACTTATAATAGCGTAACAAATGATAAGCAAGTGAATGAAAAAATTGAAACGTTACATGTATAA
- a CDS encoding thymidylate synthase codes for MKHAENEYLNLCRHVMEHGTKKEDRTGTGTVSVFGYQMRFDLSKGFPLLTTKRVPFRLVASELLWFMKGDTNIRYLLQHNNNIWNEWAFKSWVESDEYTGPDMTDFGLRSQQDEEFKVQYDEQMELFKKNVLENDDFSNKYGYLGDVYGKQWRAWKTTAGETLDQLKDVIEMIKKTPDSRRLIVSAWNPEDVPSMALPPCHTLFQFYVADGKLSCQLYQRSGDIFLGIPFNIASYSLLTHLIAHECGLEVGEFVHTIGDAHIYTNHFEQVEKQLARETRPFPKLTLNPDVKSVFDFEMEDLTIEGYDPHPAIKAPVAV; via the coding sequence ATGAAACATGCTGAAAATGAATACTTAAATTTATGCCGTCATGTAATGGAGCACGGTACGAAGAAAGAAGATCGTACAGGGACAGGCACTGTATCTGTATTTGGTTATCAAATGCGTTTTGATCTAAGTAAAGGTTTTCCTTTATTAACGACAAAGAGAGTGCCGTTTCGCCTTGTAGCAAGTGAATTGCTTTGGTTTATGAAAGGTGATACAAATATTCGCTATTTATTGCAGCATAATAATAACATTTGGAATGAATGGGCATTTAAGAGCTGGGTAGAAAGCGACGAGTATACTGGTCCTGACATGACTGATTTCGGTCTTCGCTCACAACAAGATGAGGAATTTAAAGTGCAGTACGATGAGCAAATGGAATTGTTTAAAAAGAACGTTCTAGAAAATGATGATTTCTCAAATAAATATGGTTATTTAGGTGACGTATACGGAAAGCAGTGGCGTGCTTGGAAAACGACAGCTGGTGAGACGCTTGATCAATTAAAAGATGTAATTGAAATGATTAAAAAAACGCCAGACTCACGTCGCCTAATTGTTTCCGCTTGGAATCCTGAAGATGTACCAAGTATGGCATTACCGCCTTGTCATACGCTATTCCAATTTTATGTAGCGGATGGCAAACTTTCTTGTCAGCTATATCAAAGAAGTGGTGACATATTCCTTGGAATTCCATTTAACATTGCAAGTTATTCATTACTAACACATTTAATTGCACATGAATGTGGTCTTGAAGTGGGTGAATTTGTTCATACAATTGGAGATGCACACATTTATACAAATCATTTTGAGCAAGTAGAAAAGCAATTGGCACGTGAAACACGTCCATTCCCGAAACTTACATTAAATCCAGATGTGAAATCTGTGTTCGATTTTGAAATGGAAGACTTAACGATTGAAGGATATGATCCACACCCAGCAATTAAAGCACCGGTTGCAGTGTAA
- a CDS encoding 1-acyl-sn-glycerol-3-phosphate acyltransferase: MIQTFFKIFYLILIVIAITPRMWRLKRQVNTMSPQEKDNAVYKTTNWFGKKMVRVAGGAVEVKGLENVPKDKPVLVVSNHQSNMDIPILLGYLNKPIGFVSKAEIKKFPVVPTWMELMNCVFMDRSDRRQSLQAIKDGIELLKNGHSIVIFPEGTRSKGGEIGEFKAGSFHLAVKSGVAILPVTLDGTYKMFEANGNRMKPAHATVTISKPITPKEYANVDIKELTKHTQEVIASQLHK, translated from the coding sequence ATGATTCAAACGTTTTTTAAAATCTTTTATTTAATTTTAATCGTAATAGCGATTACACCGAGAATGTGGCGTCTTAAAAGACAAGTAAATACGATGTCGCCACAAGAAAAAGATAATGCTGTGTACAAAACGACAAATTGGTTTGGTAAGAAAATGGTACGTGTAGCTGGTGGGGCAGTAGAAGTTAAAGGGCTTGAAAATGTCCCGAAAGACAAGCCGGTACTAGTTGTAAGTAATCATCAGAGTAATATGGATATCCCTATTTTACTAGGTTACTTAAATAAACCAATTGGATTCGTTTCAAAAGCAGAGATTAAAAAGTTTCCAGTTGTACCAACTTGGATGGAACTTATGAATTGTGTATTTATGGATCGTAGCGATCGTCGTCAATCACTTCAAGCAATTAAAGATGGAATTGAGCTATTAAAGAATGGACATTCTATCGTAATTTTCCCAGAAGGGACAAGAAGTAAGGGTGGCGAAATTGGAGAGTTTAAAGCGGGAAGTTTTCACCTTGCAGTAAAATCTGGTGTAGCAATTTTACCTGTAACACTAGATGGGACATATAAAATGTTTGAAGCGAATGGAAACCGTATGAAACCAGCTCATGCAACAGTAACAATTTCTAAGCCGATTACACCTAAAGAGTATGCGAATGTGGATATTAAAGAGTTAACGAAGCATACACAGGAAGTTATCGCATCACAATTACATAAGTAA
- a CDS encoding DUF2535 family protein: MITKSFYFTHSTGDCIKIFEIPVLQAQHPLSFLIQSRLQLFIAKIQKQKHPRFSYSFREYLQNCLKWNDYLNVYKTNTLEKNA, translated from the coding sequence GTGATTACGAAAAGTTTTTATTTCACTCATTCAACAGGGGATTGTATTAAAATATTTGAAATCCCTGTCCTACAGGCGCAGCATCCATTATCGTTTCTAATTCAGTCTCGTCTTCAATTATTTATTGCAAAAATTCAAAAACAAAAACACCCAAGATTTTCGTATTCTTTCCGTGAATATTTACAAAATTGTTTGAAGTGGAATGATTATTTAAATGTATATAAAACAAATACTCTTGAAAAAAATGCATGA
- a CDS encoding SCO family protein, which produces MKRYQKVIGLMVVFCLFVLAGCSGSGSKLRKPLNWDLETFQFTNQDGKPFGTKDLKGKVWVADFMFTNCQTVCPPMTANMAKLQKMAKEEKLDVQFVSFSVDPDLDKPENLKAFIQKFTEDTSNWNLLTGYSLEDITKFSKDNFQSLVDKPENGQVIHGTSFYLIDQNGKVMKKYSGISNTPYEDIIRDMKRLVD; this is translated from the coding sequence ATGAAGCGTTATCAAAAAGTAATTGGTCTTATGGTTGTATTTTGTCTCTTTGTACTTGCTGGATGTAGTGGATCAGGTTCAAAGCTTCGTAAACCATTGAATTGGGATTTAGAAACTTTCCAATTTACAAATCAAGATGGAAAGCCATTTGGCACAAAAGATTTAAAAGGGAAAGTTTGGGTTGCAGATTTTATGTTCACAAACTGTCAAACAGTTTGTCCGCCAATGACTGCTAATATGGCAAAACTGCAAAAGATGGCAAAAGAAGAGAAATTAGACGTTCAGTTTGTTTCGTTTAGTGTAGATCCAGACCTTGATAAGCCGGAGAATTTGAAGGCTTTCATTCAAAAGTTTACAGAGGATACTAGTAACTGGAATTTATTAACGGGCTATTCGTTAGAAGATATTACAAAGTTTTCAAAAGATAATTTCCAATCACTTGTAGATAAACCTGAAAATGGTCAAGTGATACATGGTACGTCATTTTATTTAATTGATCAAAACGGAAAAGTAATGAAAAAGTATAGTGGCATTAGTAATACGCCGTACGAAGACATTATACGTGATATGAAGCGATTAGTGGATTAA